A single window of Acinetobacter wuhouensis DNA harbors:
- a CDS encoding sensor histidine kinase: MWSYRLNKKKSSKTEASIANSVSLAERKRNHSSIKSRTHFHQSYFFSKMGHGQYLLELFIASNVLAFLLALAEAQSWSNLNFGHVLAYILYINWILLAFAAFQDIFQKRLSEYSYFSAAIFSFILLQTIVFCTSVVLNLLGFIGSHISLQNISVDQLFHNVILHLSYGVLLGAFCLRYMYIREQSVLQQNSELNARVQAMQARIHPHFLFNSLNSVVSLIAIDPDKAEQMLIDLSKLFRASLQELKLVTLKEEVELSKQYIAIEQIRLGERLKVEWNIPHPELLGQVKIPLLTLQPLIENSIFHGVEKKIIDAKIGILVEILQNQVNIVITNPFLQDRIKVREGHGIALENVKQRLKAHFGDSVYFRNYAGNGLFTTVIQYQYKNR, from the coding sequence ATGTGGTCATATCGGCTCAATAAGAAAAAAAGCAGTAAAACTGAAGCTAGTATAGCAAATTCAGTCTCTCTTGCCGAAAGAAAGCGTAATCATTCGTCAATAAAATCGAGAACACATTTTCATCAATCTTATTTTTTTAGCAAAATGGGACATGGGCAATATTTATTGGAACTGTTTATAGCCAGTAATGTATTGGCATTTTTATTGGCATTGGCAGAGGCACAATCTTGGTCGAATCTTAATTTTGGACACGTTTTAGCTTATATTTTATATATTAATTGGATATTACTGGCATTTGCTGCTTTTCAAGATATCTTCCAAAAACGCCTCTCAGAATATAGCTATTTTTCAGCAGCGATATTTAGTTTTATTTTGCTACAAACGATCGTGTTTTGTACCAGTGTTGTTTTAAATCTTCTTGGATTTATCGGTTCACATATTTCATTACAAAATATAAGCGTCGATCAACTCTTTCATAATGTGATCCTACATTTGAGTTATGGGGTGTTATTGGGCGCATTTTGTTTGCGTTATATGTATATTCGAGAGCAATCTGTTTTACAACAAAACAGCGAGTTGAATGCACGGGTTCAAGCGATGCAGGCACGGATTCACCCTCATTTTTTATTTAATAGTTTAAATAGTGTGGTGAGTTTAATTGCCATAGATCCAGATAAAGCTGAACAAATGCTGATTGATTTATCAAAGTTATTTAGAGCAAGCTTACAAGAATTAAAACTGGTGACTTTAAAAGAAGAAGTGGAACTGTCTAAGCAATATATTGCAATTGAACAAATTCGTTTAGGAGAACGATTAAAAGTGGAGTGGAATATTCCGCATCCAGAACTATTAGGGCAAGTTAAAATACCTTTACTCACTTTGCAGCCACTTATTGAAAATAGTATTTTTCATGGTGTTGAGAAAAAGATCATCGACGCTAAAATTGGAATACTGGTTGAAATATTGCAAAATCAAGTCAATATAGTCATTACTAACCCATTTTTACAAGATAGAATAAAAGTTAGAGAAGGGCATGGAATTGCTTTAGAAAATGTAAAACAGCGTTTAAAAGCACATTTTGGTGATTCTGTTTATTTTCGAAATTATGCGGGAAATGGATTATTTACTACTGTTATTCAATATCAGTATAAAAATAGATGA
- a CDS encoding LytR/AlgR family response regulator transcription factor, translated as MDILICDDEPLAVERLSRLVAQLGHQVVATAQHGKQALEMVQQFEPDVVLLDIQMPEMDGLTCAQHLAHFNPMPAIIFCTAFDEHALQAIQSQAKGYLLKPIAKAELETVLENVTKLTQAQLTNLEQKELMEEKVQRQQIAAKTYRGLELIPVENIYYFLADQKYVTVRHKNGSVLIDETLKDLETEFSDRFIRIHRNALISLDYLDGLEMVASGQYQARCRELEERLAVSRRHLPLLRERMQNL; from the coding sequence ATGGACATCCTGATTTGTGATGATGAACCACTTGCGGTGGAACGGCTATCACGATTGGTGGCGCAATTGGGGCATCAGGTTGTAGCGACAGCACAACATGGCAAACAAGCTTTGGAAATGGTTCAGCAGTTTGAGCCAGATGTAGTCTTGTTAGATATTCAAATGCCAGAAATGGATGGCTTGACTTGTGCACAGCATTTGGCACATTTTAATCCCATGCCTGCTATTATTTTTTGTACAGCGTTTGATGAGCACGCTTTACAAGCAATTCAGTCTCAAGCAAAAGGATATTTGTTGAAGCCAATTGCAAAAGCTGAGTTAGAAACAGTTTTGGAGAATGTGACCAAACTGACGCAAGCTCAATTAACTAACTTAGAACAAAAAGAACTCATGGAAGAAAAAGTGCAAAGACAGCAAATTGCTGCAAAAACCTATCGAGGTTTGGAGTTGATTCCTGTTGAAAATATTTATTATTTTTTGGCAGATCAAAAATATGTCACGGTACGTCATAAAAATGGCAGTGTATTGATAGATGAAACATTAAAGGATTTGGAAACGGAATTTTCTGATCGCTTTATTCGAATTCATCGCAATGCGCTCATTTCATTGGACTATTTGGATGGTCTGGAAATGGTTGCGTCAGGGCAGTATCAAGCACGTTGTCGTGAACTCGAAGAGCGACTTGCTGTGAGTCGTCGTCATTTACCATTGCTAAGAGAGCGCATGCAAAATTTATAA
- the hemC gene encoding hydroxymethylbilane synthase encodes MKTLKIATRQSPLAMWQAEHIRDRLEQLHTHVKVELVTFVTQGDKILDTPLAKIGGKGLFVKELEAALLDGRADLAVHSMKDVPMQLPEGLELAVICEREDPFDAFVSNQYEKFEDLPQGAKLGTSSLRRKSQILKQRPDLDVIDLRGNVGTRLSKLDAGQYDAIILASAGLKRLELSERIRHTLPAEVSLPAVGQGALGLECRANDQEILDLILPLMHAETNACVRAERAFNAYLEGGCQVPIAGFATLDHETLSVEGRVGSPDGQTLLRSQVTGTVDQAEQLGVQLAQNLLELGAGELLKALYQD; translated from the coding sequence ATCAAAACCTTGAAAATAGCAACTCGTCAAAGCCCGCTTGCAATGTGGCAAGCTGAGCATATTCGTGACCGACTAGAGCAACTACACACGCATGTAAAAGTGGAGTTGGTAACTTTCGTGACTCAAGGCGACAAAATTTTAGATACGCCTTTGGCGAAAATCGGTGGTAAAGGTTTATTTGTTAAAGAACTAGAAGCAGCTTTGCTTGATGGTCGTGCCGATTTAGCGGTTCATTCGATGAAAGATGTACCGATGCAACTACCAGAAGGTTTAGAGCTTGCTGTGATTTGCGAGCGTGAAGATCCTTTCGATGCTTTCGTGTCTAATCAATATGAAAAGTTTGAAGATTTGCCACAAGGTGCAAAATTGGGAACTTCAAGCTTACGCCGTAAAAGTCAGATTTTAAAACAGCGTCCTGATCTTGATGTGATTGATTTACGTGGCAATGTGGGGACACGTTTATCAAAACTTGATGCGGGGCAGTACGATGCCATTATTCTTGCCAGTGCAGGTCTAAAGCGTTTAGAACTTTCAGAGCGTATTCGTCACACTTTACCAGCAGAAGTGAGCTTACCTGCGGTCGGTCAAGGTGCTTTGGGTTTAGAGTGTCGTGCAAATGATCAGGAAATTTTAGATTTGATCTTACCTTTGATGCATGCTGAAACAAATGCATGTGTTCGTGCAGAACGCGCATTTAATGCTTATTTGGAAGGTGGTTGTCAGGTCCCTATCGCTGGCTTTGCAACATTAGATCATGAAACATTATCAGTGGAAGGTCGTGTCGGTAGTCCCGATGGACAAACGCTTTTGCGTAGCCAAGTGACTGGTACAGTTGATCAAGCTGAGCAATTGGGTGTGCAATTGGCACAAAATTTACTTGAACTCGGTGCTGGAGAACTTCTCAAAGCACTTTATCAAGATTGA
- a CDS encoding uroporphyrinogen-III synthase codes for MLFINTRPVDRAQALTQCLSKAGFDVVDLPLLVLTPRPYAVELEQLYLQLLETQVIVVVSPTAVELGMQYLEKAGLSLEQIRHIHWIAVGKRTAQVLSRFGIVADVPEVETSEGMLSLPIFNTFTGLKKIAFWRGEGGRQFMMQQCQARQIQVLNFVLYERHCPEQTPQLFSDFFDQVDQPKPYWNCISSEASWRNWLALTQTHASIVNDCHYLVLGERLYQLLQHDKNVTQKCFNITQVQDLEPNTILQSIMQLQRKL; via the coding sequence ATGTTATTTATCAATACCCGTCCAGTTGATCGTGCTCAAGCATTGACGCAATGTTTGAGCAAAGCGGGTTTTGATGTGGTTGATCTTCCATTATTGGTATTAACACCCCGTCCTTATGCTGTCGAATTAGAACAACTTTATTTACAACTTCTCGAAACTCAAGTGATCGTTGTGGTGAGTCCGACTGCTGTAGAGCTTGGCATGCAGTATTTGGAAAAAGCGGGGCTTTCTCTTGAGCAAATTCGACATATTCACTGGATTGCAGTGGGAAAAAGGACGGCTCAGGTCTTAAGTCGGTTTGGTATAGTCGCTGACGTCCCTGAAGTTGAAACCTCAGAAGGTATGCTGAGTCTACCTATTTTTAATACATTCACAGGTTTAAAAAAAATTGCTTTTTGGCGAGGTGAGGGTGGGCGTCAGTTTATGATGCAACAATGCCAAGCTCGCCAAATTCAAGTGTTAAACTTTGTTTTGTATGAGCGTCATTGCCCCGAACAAACACCGCAATTATTCTCTGATTTTTTTGATCAAGTTGATCAACCAAAACCATATTGGAACTGTATAAGCAGTGAAGCAAGCTGGCGTAATTGGTTGGCGTTAACTCAGACTCATGCCAGTATAGTCAATGATTGCCATTATTTAGTTTTGGGTGAGCGTTTGTATCAATTATTGCAACATGATAAAAATGTCACTCAAAAGTGTTTTAATATTACTCAGGTTCAAGATTTAGAGCCAAATACAATTCTACAAAGTATCATGCAGTTGCAAAGGAAGTTATGA